A single region of the Pyricularia oryzae 70-15 chromosome 4, whole genome shotgun sequence genome encodes:
- a CDS encoding CAMK protein kinase, with amino-acid sequence MAGTAAGHRPRPRAPDLVVDSEMETSKCGRGCVQHTFLEPPTTPGDRFREVKQKWYRKSSNIVPGRVFLDEDAHSQKVRAVKVLDSYSHIDYYGELEALAKFSGPKYAHCFVNSDGWYKLDDEIFVSMEYLQLGNLGMHLANPLPEVQARDIVQQLLEGLTHMHKAGFVHRNLTPENIMVAAIEPRWIVKIGGFGCVARDPVDVRIGCSRSKLSQEYSAPELLRLTEAQADVPYAADMWSLGAITFRLLTDATPFKDEESSTHLGGYLKRGRGDMQTWKLYKYDVSEPGRDFITDLMVPDACDRLSAAKAADHQWFKTLLPSPRIGGHVTPPQYVPTPRSSHQRIDLSRIATDLTNLHLGTRTPSPARAATPRRSHTPNPVPNLTPDRYNEEGGGFVLPRFEYRLSGETGEWVGSPVNPFPPSQAAQPRQFPSTPPRPGLNRRSSSKRKLSREPDEHPPSLQKRPSLKKSDGDDFATNMSIAEISTSATPTPSATGRQAGYETCSETLIGRESCSSPRQPPRNNPLAELLAIQRRLETEVQPRCAAFGGTTQEHAQLVHALEKLLTDVDGVQGRGQDQAAGALGKQLVRRVQEELRRLDEAFNSGGRRWWDCRYCGSQVRFGKGTRDRTYEVDSGDRTNMVVVTDPLYFCRCGKACVCLKCGIVEAEVCKCYTRGDLRKRQGQGRA; translated from the exons TGATGGCCGGCACAGCAGCAGGTCATCGCCCACGCCCTCGAGCGCCGGACCTGGTCGTCGACTCGGAGATGGAAACCTCCAAATGTGGCAGGGGCTGCGTTCAGCACACGTTCCTTGAACCTCCCACCACCCCCGGCGATCGCTTCCGCGAGGTGAAGCAGAAATGGTACCGAAAGTCGTCAAACATCGTCCCCGGCCGAGTTTTCCTCGACGAGGATGCACACAGCCAAAAGGTTCGGGCTGTCAAGGTGCTTGACTCCTACTCCCATATCGACTACTATGGCGAGCTGGAGGCGCTGGCCAAGTTCTCCGGGCCAAAGTATGCGCACTGCTTTGTCAACTCGGACGGCTGGTACAAGCTGGATGATGAAATTTTCGTCTCGATGGAGTACTTGCAGTTGGGGAACCTAGGCATGCATCTTGCCAATCCCCTCCCTGAAGTCCAGGCTCGTGACATTGTGCAACAGCTCCTCGAGGGGTTGACGCACATGCACAAGGCCGGATTCGTGCATCGGAACCTGACACCGGAA AACATCATGGTAGCAGCCATCGAGCCTCGCTGGATCGTCAAGATTGGCGGCTTCGGGTGCGTCGCCAGAGATCCGGTAGACGTGAGAATCGGCTGCTCGAGGAGCAAACTGTCGCAAGAATACTCGGCGCCCGAGCTTCTCCGTCTCACCGAAGCGCAGGCAGACGTTCCATACGCCGCTGACATGTGGTCTCTCGGCGCCATCACCTTCCGCCTGCTCACCGACGCCACGCCCTTTAAAGATGAAGAAAGCAGCACTCATCTTGGAGGCTACCTCAAAAGAGGCCGCGGCGATATGCAAACGTGGAAACTGTACAAATACGACGTATCGGAACCTGGTCGGGACTTTATCACCGACTTGATGGTACCCGATGCATGCGACAGGCTCTCCGCTGCCAAGGCTGCTGACCACCAGTGGTTCAAAACTCTGCTGCCGTCCCCGAGGATAGGCGGCCACGTCACGCCGCCGCAGTATGTCCCAACCCCCAGGTCGAGCCACCAGAGAATAGATTTGAGCAGGATTGCAACCGATCTGACAAACCTCCACCTCGGAACCAGGACTCCCAGCCCCGCACGTGCAGCAACGCCACGCCGCTCACACACGCCGAACCCGGTTCCCAACCTCACTCCGGACCGGTACAATGAAGAGGGGGGCGGCTTCGTCCTCCCCCGCTTCGAGTACCGTCTCTCGGGTGAGACCGGCGAGTGGGTGGGCAGTCCCGTCAACCCGTTTCCGCCCAGCCAAGCTGCCCAACCACGGCAATTCCCGTCCACGCCGCCCCGTCCCGGACTGAACAGGCGGTCGAGCAGCAAGCGCAAGCTCAGCCGGGAGCCGGACGAGCACCCTCCGTCGCTGCAGAAGCGACCATCGCTGAAAAAGTCCGACGGTGACGACTTTGCCACCAACATGAGCATCGCCGAGATCAGCACCTCCGCCACGCCCACACCGTCGGCGACTGGCCGCCAGGCCGGCTACGAGACCTGCAGCGAGACGCTGATCGGGCGCGAGAGCTGCAGTAGCCCCAGGCAGCCGCCGCGGAACAACCCGCTGGCCGAGCTGCTGGCGATCCAGAGGCGGCTCGAGACCGAGGTGCAGCCGCGGTGCGCCGCATTCGGCGGGACGACCCAGGAGCACGCCCAGCTGGTCCACGCGCTGGAGAAGCTGCTCACGGACGTGGACGGCGTGCAGGGCCGCGGCCAGGACCAGgcggcgggcgcgttggggaAGCAGCTGGTCCGCAGGGTGCAGGAAGAGCTGCGCAGGCTGGACGAGGCGTTCAATTCTGGCGGCCGGCGGTGGTGGGACTGTAGATACTGCGGCAGCCAGGTGAGGTTTGGCAAGGGGACCAGGGATCGCACGTACGAGGTCGACAGCGGCGACAGGACCAACATGGTCGTCGTGACTGACCCGCTGTACTTTTGCAGGTGCGGGAAGGCTTGCGTATGTTTAAAGTGTGGTATCGTCGAGGCCGAGGTTTGCAAATGTTATACAAGGGGTGATTTGAGGAAGAGGCAGGGACAAGGACGGGCTTGA
- a CDS encoding proline-specific permease, which yields MAQPRFQGSDLIDIESQHTSAGQGHYDSNPGRGTTTSVGLGDNGAQAVEEKAGPAAPYNPDDPKRQVDEMRHIGTLDRKLKSRHVQFLALSGAIGTGLFVGSGQALSLAGPLSAFICYAVTGFNLYCVTNSLGEMAAWLPIPGAVPIFAARYVDPALGFTLGWNYWYQFAIGVPIEVTVSVVILSYWDHVVPQAALVTIFFLPMVIINCFPVRIYGEAEFVFGAIKLTTIIGLIILMFLISVGASPSGERIGFKYWHDPGPMNEYPGKDGALGRFLAFFKVFIQATFSYGGSEMVVVASGETENPRRNIPKAIRRVFWRILIFYVVAIFLVGLCTSSRDPKLLNAIDRSAAGAAQSPFVIAIDNAGIQTLPHIINGVVLSSAWSAGNSFFYASTRVLYAAALDGKAPRLLRFERFGVPYACVAATSALGTLCYLSVSESAAEVFFWISNLSAVSTLVVWASVCVTYLRFHYALKHHGVPRESLPYRAPGQPYLAYFSVVFCLTIAFFNGFDAFFDGNFSAKTFIPPYINIPIFLSLFFGYKIVKRTKFVKLEEMDIWSGKAEIDRLEPLWPVVKPRNWLERIWFWIA from the coding sequence ATGGCGCAACCACGCTTCCAGGGGTCTGACTTAATTGATATCGAGTCTCAACATACTTCAGCTGGACAAGGCCACTATGACAGCAACCCTGGCCGCGGCACGACCACCTCGGTAGGCCTCGGAGATAATGGGGCTCAGGCTGTGGAGGAGAAAGCCGGGCCGGCAGCGCCGTACAACCCGGATGATCCCAAGCGACAGGTCGATGAGATGCGTCACATTGGCACGCTCGACCGCAAGCTCAAATCGCGACACGTACAGTTCCTCGCGTTATCCGGTGCCATTGGTACCGGACTGTTTGTGGGCAGCGGGCAGGCCCTGTCGCTTGCCGGCCCGCTTTCTGCATTTATCTGCTATGCAGTGACCGGCTTCAACCTCTACTGTGTCACCAACAGCCTCGGCGAGATGGCGGCGTGGCTGCCCATCCCCGGAGCTGTTCCCATCTTTGCGGCCCGGTACGTCGATCCCGCGTTGGGCTTCACGCTCGGCTGGAATTACTGGTACCAATTCGCCATCGGGGTGCCGATCGAGGTCACGGTGTCGGTTGTCATCCTGTCGTACTGGGACCACGTCGTGCCGCAGGCTGCCTTGGTCACGATTTTCTTCCTGCCCATGGTCATCATCAATTGCTTCCCCGTGCGCATCTACGGGGAGGCCGAGTTTGTCTTTGGTGCCATCAAGCTGACAACCATCATCGGGTTGATCATTCTGATGTTTCTCATCTCGGTCGGTGCCTCTCCGTCTGGAGAAAGAATCGGGTTCAAGTATTGGCACGACCCCGGTCCGATGAATGAGTATCCCGGCAAGGACGGGGCGCTCGGCCGGTTCCTAGCATTCTTCAAAGTCTTTATCCAGGCGACCTTTAGCTACGGCGGCAGCGAGATGGTCGTCGTGGCCAGCGGCGAGACCGAGAACCCGCGGCGAAACATACCAAAAGCCATCCGCCGCGTGTTTTGGCGCATTCTCATCTTTTACGTCGTCGCCATCTTCCTCGTCGGCCTGTGCACGTCATCCCGCGACCCGAAGCTCCTCAACGCCATCGATCGGTCCGCAGCCGGCGCGGCGCAGTCCCCCTTCGTCATCGCCATCGACAACGCCGGCATCCAGACGCTCCCGCACATCATCAACGGCGTCGTGCTCAGCAGCGCCTGGTCGGCGGGCAACTCATTCTTTTACGCCAGCACGCGCGTGCTCTACGCGGCCGCTCTCGACGGCAAGGCGCCCCGCCTGCTCAGGTTCGAGCGCTTCGGCGTGCCCTACGCCTGCGTCGCCGCCACGTCGGCCCTGGGCACGCTCTGCTATCTCAGCGTCAGCGAGTCGGCCGCTGAGGTGTTTTTCTGGATCAGCAACCTGTCGGCCGTGAGTACCCTAGTGGTCTGGGCGAGTGTCTGCGTCACGTATTTGCGTTTTCACTATGCGCTCAAGCACCACGGCGTACCGAGGGAGTCGTTGCCGTATCGCGCGCCGGGCCAGCCGTACCTGGCGTACTTTTCCGTCGTGTTTTGTCTGACGATTGCATTCTTCAATGGGTTTGATGCATTTTTCGACGGGAATTTCAGCGCAAAGACGTTCATCCCGCCTTATATCAACATACCCATCTTTTTGAGTCTGTTCTTTGGGTACAAGATTGTCAAGAGGACTAAGTTTGTCAAGTTGGAGGAGATGGACATTTGGTCGGGCAAGGCCGAGATTGATCGGCTGGAGCCGCTGTGGCCGGTCGTCAAGCCGCGGAACTGGCTCGAGAGGATATGGTTCTGGATTGCGTGA
- a CDS encoding lipolytic enzyme: protein MAPTQLRFLLHALMAAATVAAESTRFLGRVNPATRELTWPATGIAVAFDGTTASIPITSQWGTVAVEMVIDDGPPIAIPNVDGSAITTPAGLPRGRHTMTVRKKSEAYFGSLFVGQPTTDGELVDLGPRPKRSIEIIGDSISVGYGLEGVFPCANAADNEAATKTYGALTANNLSADYSIVAWSGKGVTRNYVAPGPDLDPRMPELWTRWGAGDETGSYDFAAPVDAVVINLGTNDFSFDPAVRPQLDVDVFSRAFAAFLAQVRGAYPSAVVFLTGSPLLNDATAERQKSRHSAVMREAAERSGPDVHFVEFPTQDASGNNIGCDYHPSARTNQELAVILTAAMRSVMGWDACKRSRFRA, encoded by the coding sequence ATGGCTCCAACCCAGCTCCGCTTCCTGCTCCACGCACTCATGGCGGCAGCAACGGTGGCAGCCGAAAGCACACGGTTTCTCGGCCGCGTGAACCCCGCCACGCGCGAGCTGACATGGCCCGCCACGGGCATCGCCGTCGCCTTTGACGGCACCACGGCCAGCATCCCCATCACGTCGCAGTGGGGCACCGTGGCGGTCGAGATGGTGATCGACGACGGCCCACCGATCGCGATCCCCAACGTCGACGGGTCGGCCATCACCACGCCCGCCGGCCTGCCGAGGGGCCGCCACACCATGACGGTGCGCAAAAAGTCCGAGGCGTACTTTGGCAGCCTGTTTGTGGGCCAGCCCACCACGGACGGCGAGCTGGTGGACCTCGGGCCCCGGCCGAAGCGCAGCATCGAGATCATCGGCGACAGCATCAGCGTGGGCTACGGGCTCGAGGGCGTCTTTCCGTGCGCAAACGCGGCGGACAACGAGGCGGCCACCAAGACGTACGGCGCGCTCACGGCCAACAACCTCTCGGCCGACTACTCCATCGTCGCCTGGTCGGGCAAGGGCGTGACGCGCAACTACGTGGCGCCGGGCCCGGACCTGGACCCGCGCATGCCGGAGCTGTGGACGCGGTGGGGCGCGGGCGACGAGACGGGCAGCTACGACTTTGCCGCCCCCGTCGACGCCGTCGTCATCAACCTCGGCACCAACGACTTCTCCTTTGACCCGGCCGTCCGCCCGCAGCTGGACGTGGACGTCTTCTCCCGCGCGTTTGCCGCGTTCCTGGCACAGGTCCGCGGCGCGTACCCGTCGGCGGTGGTGTTCCTGACGGGGTCCCCGCTGCTCAACGACGCGACGGCCGAGCGGCAAAAGAGCAGGCACAGCGCCGTCATGAGGGAggcggcggagcgctccGGGCCCGACGTGCACTTTGTCGAGTTCCCGACGCAGGACGCGTCGGGTAACAATATCGGCTGCGACTACCACCCGTCGGCCAGGACGAACCAGGAGTTGGCCGTCATCCTGACGGCGGCGATGCGGAGCGTCATGGGGTGGGACGCGTGCAAGAGGTCGCGCTTCCGGGCATGA